A DNA window from Arachis hypogaea cultivar Tifrunner chromosome 18, arahy.Tifrunner.gnm2.J5K5, whole genome shotgun sequence contains the following coding sequences:
- the LOC112773208 gene encoding defensin Ec-AMP-D2 has protein sequence MERTRFGLFFFLLFLLASQMVVQSEGRHCESKSHRFKGMCVHERNCASVCNLEGFSGGKCRGFRRRCFCTRHC, from the exons ATGGAGAGGACACGATTTgggcttttcttcttccttctctttctccttgctTCTC AGATGGTGGTCCAAAGCGAGGGAAGACACTGCGAGTCAAAGAGCCACCGGTTCAAAGGAATGTGCGTTCACGAACGCAACTGTGCTTCGGTTTGTAACTTAGAAGGTTTCTCCGGCGGAAAGTGCCGCGGCTTCCGTCGACGCTGCTTCTGCACCAGGCATTGCTAA
- the LOC112772904 gene encoding defensin-like protein 1 — protein MERKPSSLGFFFFLLIVIFAAQMVVHTEGRVCQSKSHMFKGGCWGDHNCALVCRNEGFSGGRCRGFRRRCFCTKLC, from the exons ATGGAGAGGAAACCATCATCCCttgggttcttcttcttccttctcattGTTATCTTTGCTGCTC AAATGGTGGTGCATACAGAGGGAAGAGTGTGTCAGTCAAAGAGCCACATGTTCAAGGGTGGATGCTGGGGTGACCACAACTGTGCTCTAGTTTGCCGGAACGAGGGCTTTTCCGGTGGCCGCTGCCGCGGGTTTCGCCGCCGCTGCTTTTGCACTAAGCTTTGTTAA